The DNA sequence AAAAGCATTCATTTGCACATGTATATTCAGGCAACTACAACTCTTATAAGTACCTCAGTCTTAGGTGACTGGAACAAAATAATGTCAACTGCATAGCTTATAGACAGTAGGAATGCATTTTGCAAAGTATTGGAGTCTGAGGGACCCAAGGGCTAGTGAGGCATTTGTGGGTGGGTGCCTGCCTAGCACAGCAGAAAGGTGTTAGGGAGATTTCTCAAGCCTCTTCTAAGGGCAGAAGTCCTGATCATGAAGTCCCGGTCACTTACAATCCCGTCACTTCCCAAAGCCCCACCTTTTGATAGCATCGCTTTAGGGATTCGGATTTCAGCGCAGGATGCATATGTTCAGTCTGTGGGAATAAGTACTTTGCTAGCTCTATAAGAAACCGCTGACAGCTCTCAGTGCTGTACTGCCCTGCGTTCCAGCCAGTATGTGAGTGCTCCTACTGCTCCCTGTCCTTGCCAACACTTAGTGTGCTCACTCCATTCCGGATTCtattttgttggtattttgattTGTTTCGTGTTTTGCAATGGTACTACAATGTGATGTTCCTGTGCCAGCCTTGCAGGTGTCGGGTGTATTGTAGGTGTGGGCTACCATTCCCAACTTGTATAGCTTtagttttactgtttgttttttttgacagtctcactgtgtgacCCTGACCGGCACGGACTTGACATTGTAGCCTAGATTGGACTCGAACCCACTgagtttcacctgcctctgccttctgaacgctggaattaaaggtgggtgATGCCATGCCTGATCTTTGTATAGCGTTTTTGCAAAGCAGCTttctaaggggctggagaggtgctcagtggttaagagcactggctcctcttccagaggacccaggtttgattaccagcacctacttggtagctcacaactgcctataacttgaGATCCAGGGGACCCATGGACACCAGAAGTGCATGTGGTacccacatacatgtaggcaaaacacccatacacatagtgaataaaaatgaaaacaactttctCAAACTGGGCCGGGGGTCTCCCGCCTATAATCTGAATGGCTTGGAGAAAGTCAGTCTTAGGGCAGGGGGGAGTCAGTCTGGGGGGGGCAGTGGCAGCGGTGGGGGGTTGGGGAGTtacacccctcccccattcttACTGTCTCTCTGCTACCTGGCTGCCATGAAGTAAGTGCCTGTTATCAATGATGATGGTTTTGCCTCCCCACAGACCTGAAGCAGTGAAGCAAACTCTAAGGACTAAATAAACCCTTCGAAAGTGAGCACACACAAATCCTCATGTCGACTTCAGATATGTTGCCACAGCATGAAAAACTAACATATTTCAAAAATCCCTATTCATTCCCACACGAGTGTGTGCCTGTTAaagcatgcctttgatcccagcactcaggaggcaacgacaggcggatctctgtgagtttgaggccagcctgctctacagagtgagttccaggacagccagaactatgctgagaaaccctgtctccaaaataaaaacaaaaaactgagctCAAATGGTTCAGATTAACTGCACTGCCTGCTCTGCCAGAAGACCTGGGGTccgtttcccagcacccatataatgGCTCACAGTCATTTGTAACTCGAGTTCTGACAGCCTTTTCTGGCTCCTTAGGCATAAGCcacgcacatggtacacagacatacatgcagggaaaacacccatacatattaaataaaattttaaaatctttttttttgggggggcatggtttctctgtgtatcccctgctgtcctggaagtagctctgtacagcccaagtgctgggattaaaggtgtacaccactaccacctggctaaaacCCATCTCTTTGGGGGAAATGACATTTACCCTGAATggagtttcaatgtaattatgcTTTCTTGTGCACTAGAGATTGTATTACGCCAGAAAACCTCCCCGTCCCGCAGTTGTACTGTGTTTAAAATTTGTTGGGAATAAACTGCCTACATCAGAAGTCTTACTCCAGGTTGATGAGGTCAGTTTTCATGCCCATCCCTTCAGAAGGTTTACTTCTCTTTCTGACACCTGCAGAGACCTCCTCTTTGGCtattagtttataaaataatttgttaatttgtttataatttgttaatttgtttaattagtttataaaataatttgtttctctAAATTCTTGATGCCCCCACTTGGGGATCTGTATGACCACCATGAGAGAAATGAGCCAGTCACCTGACAATCTTGaactgttatctttttttttcctttttagatttatttattatatacacacataccagaagagggcaccagatctcaccatagatagttgtgagccacctcgtggttactgggaattgaactcaggacctctggaagagcagccagtgctcttaacctctgagccatctctccagctctctctcacCAGCTTTAACAATGGCCAACCACAAGCAAAGAAGGAAACTTAATCTGCTTCCCACCCTCTTGCTCTGAAACCTGTAAAAAGGACGCCACTCTGCCATGTAGGCCTGAATGCTCCTCAGAGCCCCTTGATGCTGCAGTCTGTCTATgtcattaatattttcttctaattttttattgaaaggaTAATCTGTCTCTGTATTCTCATTGAATCGTGAAACTAAAACCTTTTCAAACATCACTATtgggaaatgaataaaaacacaacactcaaatggaaattttatatatgtatgtttatatgtgtatgtatataaacatatgtatgtatatatgtgtatatatNNNNNNNNNNNNNNNNNNNNNNNNNNNNNNNNNNNNNNNNNNNNNNNNNNNNNNNNNNNNNNNNNNNNNNNNNNNNNNNNNNNNNNNNNNNNNNNNNNNNNNNNNNNNNNNNNNNNNNNNNNNNNNNNNNNNNNNNNNNNNNNNNNNNNNNNNNNNNNNNNNNNNNNNNNNNNNNNNNNNNNNNNNNNNNNNNNNNNNNNNNNNNNNNNNNNNNNNNNNNNNNNNNNNacagcccacggctcctattactacagcctggtccacattccaggccaaccaacactacatagtgagaccttgcctcaaaaaataaaatagctgggcggtggtggcgtatgcctttaattccagcactcgggaggcagaggcaggcaaatctctgtgagttcgaggccagcctggtctacagagctagttccaggacagtctccaaagctacagagaaaccctgtctcaaaaaaccaaaacaataataatagtatgATTACaatttaagcaaaacaaaaagcccaaaagcAACTTACATGGTTGGTGAGGACGGAGAATTGAACCCCTTGGGTCTGCTGCTCCGAGCACAGGTGTATCTGATGTAGAGACAGTGTGTTGATTCCTCAGCAAATCAAACATAGAATTAACATATAACctagaaaattctggaaattcTATTTCCTGAGTACATAACCCAAAGAAGTGAATGCAAACaggtaatataatataatgtaaaccTGTGTTCACAGCACCCTTGCTCAACAAAATCCACAAGAGGCCCTCGTTTGGCACTAGGCTCCTGCACTGGGCCCTTAGCTGACCAGACAGCAAAGGAGTCAGCCATACTCAGTTGTCAGGAATCAACGGAAACTAGGCTGTTGTCTCACCTTTGGGGAGCTCGACAGAAGTTTGCTCTGCTCTGGTCCTTACAGGAAAGCAACCTGGACGAACCCAGTGTCCCtgctgttggtttttgtttttgtttttattgtctgtcTCTTGCCTTAGAAGAAAGTAATTTTGACAAGACCAGtcttgtttttgcctttttctttctttccattagaTCTAACTTCCTCTCTGTAAAACAGCCATCTGCTCAGTTCGTGGGATTATCTTATTTTGTGGAATGAAGTGTTGCCTAAACTAGAATTACAAGTAAATCTGGGTCTTTAGATTTAAATCTAGCACCACAGTGGCCCCAGTGTCCACTGACAGGTGAGTGAACAGAATGAGGTGGCAATCCTGCCCCATGCCACCACATGAATGCACCTGGACAACCTGGGCTAGAGAAGATCCTAGGACAAATTCCAAAGAAAGAATGTTGTTGACCCTGGCTGCTGGGGAGGAACTGAAGAAAGTTCCCTGGACAGGGGCATTTCTGATTTTTATGGTAACGTGTTTTCAATCATGCAAAACACAAAACTGCAGGCCCATACACTATTGGTACACTCAACAGGCTAAAATGGAAATTGTTTTATTACTTGTACTTGACCATACTTTATTATACatatcataaaaaaaagaaagaagttggacatggtggcgcatgcctttaaacccagcacttaggaggcagaagcaggctgatctctgagtttgaggccagcctgatctgcagagcgagttccagcacagctagggctaacacagaaaaactttgtttgaaaaacaacaaactcCTAGAGGGCTCAGGAGCGCCAGAGCCCAGCCTAGCCTCCACGGTGGAGGGACCAGAAGGACAAGGGCAGACAGGGGCACACCAACCAGGTGCGCACCAAGCACGACCGCTGGCAGCAGGCGGGGCCCCAGGAGGGCGGACCTGCGGACGGCTCGGTGTACAGTTCCGCCTTCCCAAGGGCTCATCAGGAGCGCACCATTGAGTCCCGGCTCCTAGAGGTGCCGGAAATGGTTTCAGTCGCTGGCTGGCGTATTTCCGCTAGTGAGTTGAAGTCAGGGCGGCGCGCAGCCGAACTGACAACCGGAGCCGCAGGAGCTCGGCGATCGTCCGGTGGCGTGCAGCTCTGGGCCGCCCTGCTCCGCGACGCTGCGCTTGCACTGAAGCGGACCGGACCCCGGCACCCTTCAGATGCGCCCGCACCTCTCTGCCGCTGCTCCTCTGGAGGCTCGGCGCAAGTGTTGCTTCCGACTGGGCAGCGCTCTTCCCCGGCGGGCTCACCGCGAGGACCCTCCGGTGAGTACGGACCCTCGCGCCCACCTGGATCCCCACGACACTCGCGCTCGGGTTTCGTTCTGCTCGCTGGCACGGAGCTCGTGCAGCCCTCGGGCCTCTGTCGGCTCCTGCCCTCCAGGGTTGCAGTCCTCTGTTTTCAGTAGATTTCCCACGCTCCCCTGCGCTCAGTCTTCGAAGTCCAGCCATTCAGGTGTTCAGATGAGGGGCAGTGTTCTTGTTTTATCAACACAGAGTGTGTGGTTGGCAGTCACTATCAGGACCCGGATTTCCCCGAGCTTCGGGTCTCGCGGGTGTTTTCCAACCTGCAGCCTTACAGGTCGTTTATAGATAAGAATGCAGACAACGCGTTTGTCGCTGACCAGTTACGTCGCGGTGTCAAAGGTTGAATGCCCCTAGGCACAACTTTTGTGCTGTCTGTTAAAATAGTTTCCCAGTTATAGATGGGCTCTCGCTTTTGTAGTCTGGCTGGATTCTAGTGCCAGGCTcgtttgcctctgtctcctgagtgctaggattagtgCGGCTTTTACCCTTATataatgttttcctctttttaccGTTAGTTTGTAGAAGTTATTCTGGATACTACACGTTCTTTGGCAGAAAGATGTATTGGGAATGAAAGAccaggataaatccagaccccctagcaggaagagtagagccaaaaatctaggttaacCGGTTCAGTGACTTTGTTCCAGGAACTGGCTGACcacaaagttagattataatcttgagaacaaTCTTGAGAAACGGgaagttacccccttgtgattatcactggtattttcggagtcttccaatgacgccctccctacctcctttgggttgtggtttcttcccttaaataccccttctcccagctactcctGGGTGGGATATGAGTCTGGCCCCAGAGCACTGGTTCttgtcaataaacctcatgtgattacagcaaggatggtctctcatgAGTTCTTGGGGGGAGGGTGTCatgttatcccaagacttgagtgagagtctcccaacTCCAGGATATTTCAGGAACATTTTCTCTAGcttgccttttcctcttcctaactCCTTTTTAAAGCCAGAAAATCTAAATTTTGCTGGTTTCATTAAATTTtgtaactttgttttgttttgtttggcttgctTTTTAAGTATCTGGAGCTATCTTTGACATAGCTGTGTTGGCAAAGTGGATGTAATGATTAatttctcaacttgacacaatgtagaatcatttgggaagactGCCCTGTAAGAGATCCTTGGATTTAGGCTGGCCTCTAGGCCTGCCGTGATTGATTAATTGATATGGGCAGACACAGGTTTGGGGCCCTGGACTCTGGGAGATTAGAGAAAGCAATTGAATTCTAAACGTTTTATTTGTCCGTTCTTCTGCGTTTGACTCTGATGTGACTAGCTGTCTTGaattcctgcctcaacttccccatgGCAATGGACTATAACTTGAAATTGTAAGCTAGACATGCCTTCCTTCTCTAAATTGTTTTTTGCCAGAATTTCATAGCAGCTGCAAATATGAAACTAGCACACCTGGCCTTGGCTCTTTGGTTTTGAGATTGAGTCTCTGTAGAGAATAGccattgccctggctgtcctggaactcactctgtagaccaggctggcctcaaacccagagatccacctgcctctgcctcctgaatgctgggattaaagacacatgccaccacccctcaaatttcaatttaatttttaaattaattttaaagagaatttgtttagagacagggtctgtttTTGTGGCTTTGGCTGGCCCAGAGCTGGCTCAGTAGACCAGCCTGGCAGACCCtatggcctctgccttccaagcccTGGGATttgaggtgtgcaccaccacaccagcaaaatccatctttttttcttttttctttcttcttttttgggagaggggacattttcaagccaggatagccttgaactcacagaggtccacctgcctttgcctcccaaatgctgggattaaaggtatgcgccaccaccaccaggctataatccttctttttatttcctttagtgCTTTTCTCATAAAACATCTGTCATGACCCTTGTCtctgggaggggaaaaaagaaaaagaaaaacaatgtaactGTTTATGGATTCTGTTTCTGATCGTATTCTATTCCTTTGAGCTGCATGTCCATCTTTTGGGTTTAGGGGTGGGAGGATGCTTGTATCCACGTATGTTCTAGAGcctcctatgtagaccaggctggctttgaactcaagatccacctgtctctgcttcccaaatgctgggattaaaggcgtgcaccactatacccagctcatgtgtatttaaaaatgacagtaCCTTAGATCTGTTGAGGTAATCAAATTGATTATagttttggttttctcctttgtcCTATAAATTTAGTAGCTTTTCCTTGGGAAGCGTGACCAGACCTGTTCTCTCTAGATAAGGAGGTGCTGATTATGTGAACTCTCAACTTGAGAGACTCACCTGGAAGGTGGGCCTCGGGCATGTCTTTGAGGattttgcttttttagtttattttgagacagtctttctgtgtagtcttggctggcctttGGCTCTCAAAGATCTACATCCctcagccaccacacccaactaggggggagtttcttcctttctttttcttttctcctttttttttcttcttgtttttttttaagacagggcttctccgcatagccctgactgtcctgaaacttgcttagtaaactaggctggcctcgaactcacagagatctgcctgcctctgcctcccaaatactgggattaaggcatgagcctccaggtggtggtggtaaggATGTTCTTAATTGATTAGTTGTACCAGAAGTATCTACCCCgaatgtgggtagcaccatttcCCTATCTGGACCCTGGATCAAGTGGAAAGGAGAGGGATCACAGGCAAGCTTGGGATGGTGGCCTCCCCTCCTACTAGAGTTTAATGCTCTCGTAATCATTGCAGCACACCTACTTATTACTgtactgcttgtttgttttgttgtcctGGTTACAGAATCAAGATTATCTTTCTTGACAGCAATGGCTGATCTGAAGGGAAGGTCATGCTGTGCCTGTAGCCAAACCATAACAGTGACTAATgatggttcattttctttcttcccttttgtttttttttaattaattaatttgttttgtttttgtttttcaagacagggtttttctgtgtagctctggctgtcctggaactcgcagggtagaccaggctggcctcaaactcaaagatccaattgcctctgcctctgagctctgggattaaactgtttcattttcaaatggcACAGAACAAATTAGAGGATTATGTGCCCAGCCCAGTGAGGAGGTTTTCTGTGTCAGTAACTTTCCTCATTGCTGTGACAGGAGCAGCTCAGGGGAGGAAGAGGCTGTttaggctcacagtttgaagggacACAGCCCATCGTGGAGGCAGGACCACGAGCTGCAGATGGACAGATTGCATCCTTGCCCAGGAGGCAAAGATAATGCTGGCACTCAGCCGgctgtctttcccttttcctgagACTGGAACCACACCCATGGGATGATCGTGCACACATTCAGGGTTGGCTAGACTTGTGTGGGAACACCCTCACAAACACATCCACAGtgctgtgtctcctaggtgattctctGAATATTGACCATCACCGAGCTCTTTGCTTGCCCTACCCCTTCTCCCTGCACAGTGTAAGGGTTGTTAGCATGCTCTCTCTGACTCACGCTCTCTCAGTAGCAGGCAGTCCTGGAGCCATCTTTGTACCAGCTGCCAGTGACTTTCAGAGATGTGGCCGTGCACTTCAGCAGGGAGGAGTGGGAGTGTCTCAGCCCCAAACAGAGGACCCTCTACCGGGACGTGATGCTGGAAAACTTCAGGAACTTCATCGAACTGGGTAAGGGCTGCATGTTAGTTTCTGGAGCCTGGTGGGTCCTGTATAAAGACCCCTGGACCACATCTGATCAAGGGCATCTCGGGGTAGCCTGACTTCTTTCCTCAAAGAACTAACTACATTGGGCTTTGTGTCAGCGTGTGTATGCTCgtgtgtatgctcatgtgcaGATAGATACATGCACATTCCCGTCTCCCTCCTGTaagcctctctctctgcctcattcctACTTGTAGGCAGCTTCTCCAAGGGATCTACAAGGGCTGACCGGGCTGCTGGGGTCATCTTGTGCTTCCCAGAGCTAGTCTGAGTCCTGGCTTTAACGTTGTCTTTTACACAAATCAGATACCATTTCTCACTTTTGAAAAGGATACCGCGGCCCTAGACCAGACCTTATTTCTCACCTGGAACAGTGGGATGAACCATGGGTTGAAGATTGGGACAGACTTGAGTTTCTAGAAGCACGAAAAGGTGTCTGCCCAGGTAAGCAAGATGGAGGGTGGGCTGGTGTTGGTCGACCGTCCCATATTTCCTGGCACTGAGTAAGGCTACTTTTCCTACCCCAAGACAGACACAGTGGGAGAGTAGATGCTGAGtgcctttatttctttacttatatatacagtgttctgtctgcctgcatgccagaagagggcatcagatctttttttttttttttaaagattttatttattacatatatggtgttctgcttgcatgtatacttgcaggccagaagagggcaccagatctcattacagatggttgtgagccaccatgtggttgctgggaattgaactcaggacctctggaagagcagtcagtgctcttaacctctgagctatctctccagcccgagggcatcagatcttatagatggttgtgagctgccatggagttgctggaaattgaactcaggacctctggaagaataacgAGTGCTCCtaaccctctgagccatctctcccgcctgCAGAGCACTTTAGTTAGGGACTTTGGAGGTGCAGGAGTGGCATATTTCTGCCATGAAGCTCAGATGGGAGGGACGTGTACATACGCCAATGGACCCTTGTGGTGAGGTTGCTATGGAAATGGAGGTGTTTGAGAAAGGGAGGCAGTGTCCCAGTGCTATCTGTGGGAAGTCTAGGAGCAGCTGTGATCTGACTGTGATAGCCATTTGGCAGAGGATATGTTCCAGGTTCGTGATACTGGGGCAGGTTCTCTATTTCACATGTGTTTGCTCATTTGCAAAACTGGGATAGAACCTGGCTTTTTCCTTCAGGTTCTATGgagggtctttttgtttgtttgttttgccttgatAGGCATAGAACTCAAGGCCTTAGTTGAGCAGTGGGAAGCATTTCTTGAGCTATATCTCTctgttctgggtttttattttttactccacatcctcccaGAAGTGAAACAAAGTGGTTTTGTGTACTTGAGATAAGCTGCGAGGGCCCCAGATTGTGTGGAGCCCCCAGCTGGGGAGTGCCTCAGGCCTCTGTTTGTGGGAAGATATGGCTCATAGGGTGAACGGTTCTAATTTGCAGAGAGCCAGCTCTGAATGACTGTCCCAGGTTCACTTCCATGGTAGGAATAAGGCCCATTACTTGGACTGATGCAAGCTTAATGGGCTTTTGGTGGGTTTGGGGCCATTTAAACCTATTATGGTTTCTTTTGTGCTGGAGCACCTGGCCCTGTCTTCCACTATCTGGGTCAGATGAACATTGGGTTCACTTTAAGTCTTGTTAGTTTAAGCTCATCTGTATGCACTGAacacattttcttcataattCATGTCATTTTGATTCCCTCAGTAGATTGAGTTGGTTGACACTTGATagctttttcttcattgtttgggTAGCTGCTTTGTGAGCTGACTTGTCACTGAACCAGTTCCGTGTAAATGTGTCTGTTCTTCCACAGGAGGCAGAAAGCCCGTGGATCCTAAGAGACCCCGTGACCTGGCTTCGGCTCATGAGAGGGCCCATCCACAGACAGGAGCCAAGAGAGGGCCTGCCTTGAAGAGTGTCCTGACATCGGGTAAGGTGAACCTTCCCAGAGCCACCCCTGGGAAGAAAGTGCACAGACAGGATGCTTTCCAAAACCAGGTGTGTGGAAAATCCTGCAAGAAGCAACCAGGCCTCACAGAGCAGTGCAAGAACGGTGCAGGGGGACAGCCCTTCATCTGTAGTACGTGTGGGAAGGCACTGAGCTGCTACAGCCGGCTGGCTGCTCACCAGACAGTACACACCGGAACCAGGTCCTTTAAGTGCTTTGAGTGTGGCCGGACGTTCCGCTGGGTTTCAAACCTTCTGCGCCACCAGAGAAATCACACAAGTGAAAAGCCCTTTGGCTGTGAGGTGTGTGGACAGGCCTTCAACTGGAAGGACCGCCTAACACAGCATCGCAAGATCCACACTGAACACAGTCCATATGTGTGCAGTGACTGCGGGAAGGCCTTCAAACAGAAGTCAAACCTCCTCCGGCACAAACGCGTTCACACTGGAGAGAGGCCTTTCTACTGCCACAGCTGTGGGAAGGCCTTTCGTACCAAAGAGAACCTCAGCCACCACCAGCGGATTCACAGCGGGGAGAAGCCCTACACCTGTGAcgagtgtgggaaggccttccgGTGGCCCAAGAGCTTCAGTATCCACCAGAGGGTCCACCTGGCAAAGAGATTCTACGAGTGTGAGCACTGTGGGAAGGGCTTCCGCCACCTGGGCTTTTTCACGCGGCATCAGAGAACTCACAGGCGTGGAAAAGTATAAAGGCGCCTGGAGGCAGCTGGGCCTTCCCTGAAGAACTGTGGCTGGGGTTCTCAAGCCTAGCATCCATGTGGTCCTTGAGTGAACCGTTTGTAGCTCCCTGAGTCTGAGGAAGTTTTGCCAGGAAACTGACACAGGAAAGGGAATCTCTGTGGTATGCAGGCAGAGCCGGTGACAGCTCTGGCCATGTCAGCTGAGAAATTTGCTCTTGTCCTGAGTGTTACCTGTGTGCACTTTAACTCCTTTCTCTTTTCGCTCTTTCACCGCGTGTCCTGTTTGTGGAAGGGAGGTTTGAGGCTTGAGCAGAAATAAAGCTTACTTTTGGAGCTGCCAAgctggcccagtgggtaaaggcacgggctgccaagcctgagtttgcttcccaggcACTCATGTGGTCTGAGGAGAGAACCAAATGctgtaagttgttctctgacttcctgcagcccatatatgcatacagacacacaacaaatacataataaatgaaaaaaacaacaacaaaacaaaacctcttcagCCTCAGCAAGTGGCCATA is a window from the Microtus ochrogaster isolate Prairie Vole_2 chromosome 15, MicOch1.0, whole genome shotgun sequence genome containing:
- the Znf707 gene encoding zinc finger protein 707; amino-acid sequence: MRPHLSAAAPLEARRKCCFRLGSALPRRAHREDPPQAVLEPSLYQLPVTFRDVAVHFSREEWECLSPKQRTLYRDVMLENFRNFIELGYRGPRPDLISHLEQWDEPWVEDWDRLEFLEARKGVCPGGRKPVDPKRPRDLASAHERAHPQTGAKRGPALKSVLTSGKVNLPRATPGKKVHRQDAFQNQVCGKSCKKQPGLTEQCKNGAGGQPFICSTCGKALSCYSRLAAHQTVHTGTRSFKCFECGRTFRWVSNLLRHQRNHTSEKPFGCEVCGQAFNWKDRLTQHRKIHTEHSPYVCSDCGKAFKQKSNLLRHKRVHTGERPFYCHSCGKAFRTKENLSHHQRIHSGEKPYTCDECGKAFRWPKSFSIHQRVHLAKRFYECEHCGKGFRHLGFFTRHQRTHRRGKV